From the Thermodesulfobacteriota bacterium genome, one window contains:
- a CDS encoding ATP-binding protein, with product LAQGLARGGPPGRTVEEPGARPLLVHTRLIGNQPECYRCHGAEERILGGLVVKMGTERTRAAIAGLRHRIFLIGLLGIGAIIGLTFAILSQVVTGPLGLLARRMRQFPARLDGTEAEAPVDPNRTDEIGHLLAAFAEMTREIQAKEEAVHEANRELAAANRELEAFAYSVSHDLRAPLRNIDGFAKILLDEYAAVLDDRGRHYLDRVRYGTDRMAMLIDDMLTFSRAGRVELHLRPAPANIVVNNALRDFADVIRDRDIEIKVAELPTIRCDQVLMQRVMANLIANAIKYTRPVQRPRIDIGFSPEDGAIFVRDNGIGFDMQYHDKIFHVFQRLHLPEEYEGTGVGLAVVKRIIDRHHGAVWAQSAPGAGAVFFVQVPLAETEAEALPLPAA from the coding sequence ACCGCTGCCATGGCGCCGAGGAGCGGATCCTGGGTGGCCTGGTGGTGAAGATGGGCACCGAGCGCACCCGTGCCGCCATTGCCGGCCTGCGTCACCGGATCTTTCTCATCGGCCTGTTGGGCATCGGCGCCATCATCGGCCTGACCTTCGCCATCCTCAGCCAGGTGGTGACCGGACCTCTGGGGCTTCTGGCCCGGCGGATGCGGCAGTTCCCGGCCCGGCTGGACGGCACCGAGGCCGAAGCGCCCGTCGATCCGAACCGCACCGACGAGATCGGTCATCTCTTGGCCGCCTTTGCCGAGATGACCCGGGAGATCCAGGCCAAGGAGGAGGCGGTGCACGAGGCCAACCGGGAGCTGGCGGCCGCCAACCGGGAGCTGGAGGCCTTCGCCTACTCGGTCTCCCATGACCTGCGGGCACCGTTGCGCAACATCGACGGCTTTGCCAAGATCCTCCTGGACGAGTACGCTGCGGTCCTGGACGACCGGGGCCGGCACTATCTGGACCGGGTCCGCTACGGCACCGACCGCATGGCCATGCTGATCGACGACATGCTGACCTTCTCCCGGGCCGGCCGGGTGGAGCTGCACCTGCGGCCGGCACCAGCCAATATCGTGGTCAACAACGCGCTCCGGGACTTTGCCGATGTCATCCGCGACCGGGACATCGAGATCAAGGTGGCGGAGCTGCCCACCATCCGCTGCGACCAGGTCCTGATGCAGCGGGTGATGGCCAACCTCATCGCCAATGCCATCAAGTACACCCGGCCGGTCCAGCGGCCGCGGATCGATATCGGCTTTTCGCCGGAAGACGGCGCCATCTTTGTCCGGGACAACGGCATCGGCTTCGACATGCAGTACCACGACAAGATCTTCCACGTCTTCCAGCGGCTGCATCTGCCGGAGGAATACGAGGGCACCGGCGTCGGCCTGGCGGTGGTGAAAAGGATCATCGATCGCCACCACGGCGCCGTCTGGGCCCAGTCGGCGCCGGGGGCCGGCGCCGTATTCTTCGTCCAGGTCCCCCTGGCCGAGACCGAGGCCGAGGCCCTGCCGCTGCCGGCGGCCTGA
- a CDS encoding response regulator, with translation MPTGPVQSILLVEDNPDDVELTLHALKRNNIVNPIEVVRDGQEALDYLFYGGRFAQAPHTAPGLVLLDLKLPKVDGLEVLRRIKDDDRLKYVPVVVLTSSKEERDLVESYNLGVNSYIRKPVDFDQFVETVRYIGYYWLLLNEPPRKL, from the coding sequence ATGCCCACGGGCCCCGTGCAAAGCATCCTCCTGGTGGAGGACAATCCCGATGATGTGGAGCTCACCCTCCACGCCCTGAAGCGCAACAACATCGTCAACCCCATCGAGGTGGTGCGGGACGGCCAGGAGGCCCTGGACTATCTCTTCTACGGCGGCCGCTTCGCCCAGGCCCCCCATACGGCGCCGGGCCTGGTCCTCCTGGATCTCAAGCTGCCCAAGGTGGACGGCCTGGAGGTGCTGCGCCGCATCAAGGACGACGATCGCCTCAAGTACGTGCCAGTGGTGGTCCTCACCTCGTCCAAGGAGGAGCGGGACCTGGTGGAGAGCTACAACCTCGGGGTCAACAGCTACATCCGGAAGCCGGTGGATTTCGATCAGTTCGTGGAGACGGTGCGCTACATCGGCTACTACTGGCTGCTCCTGAACGAGCCGCCCAGGAAGCTGTAG
- a CDS encoding response regulator produces MAAAGNPPLPIRVFFLEDNPDDVELELYELRRAGFAVQHTGARNRTEFLSALPNLAADIVIADYSLPDITGIEAIHVLKEQKIALPVMLVTGMGNEQLAVDSLREGAIDYILKRNIAGLGARVGRALEIWADRQAIRQAEQDKIRLREQLFQAQKMESVGRLAGGIAHDFNNILTVMLSCAAISRRLLTGDSPVARNLETIEEMCRKAAALVKQLLLFSRKIPPAVKVSDLNETVGRAAQLIRHLVEETVEIRVLLEEELPPVQLDEGQMTQVLVNLAVNARDAMQSKGTMTLATRRCNVARPDSAGRRGQEPCDCVCLTVSDTGPGIQPEVLPHIYDPFFTTKEVGQGTGLGLAIVYSIVTGHGGWIDVESRPSQGAIFRIYLPAHHAEAAAEPGMARPVALRTPLTLGVRPETVLVAEDEETLRSYTTELLEDMGYDVLAARDGQEAWHLLETAGRPIQVVISDMVMPKKSGLELCRDIKARDPDIRFILVTGYSLDPAQAVTGGQPDAVLMKPYAVEQLADLIRKVMEG; encoded by the coding sequence ATGGCCGCTGCCGGCAACCCTCCCCTCCCCATCCGCGTCTTCTTCCTGGAGGATAATCCGGACGACGTCGAGCTGGAGCTCTACGAGCTGCGGCGGGCCGGCTTTGCGGTCCAGCACACCGGGGCCCGCAACCGGACCGAATTCCTGTCGGCCCTGCCCAACCTCGCCGCCGACATCGTCATTGCCGACTACTCCCTGCCCGACATCACCGGCATCGAGGCCATCCACGTCCTCAAGGAGCAGAAGATCGCGCTGCCGGTCATGCTGGTGACCGGCATGGGCAACGAGCAGCTGGCGGTGGACTCCCTGCGGGAAGGGGCCATCGACTACATCCTCAAGCGCAACATCGCCGGCCTCGGGGCCCGGGTCGGCCGGGCCCTGGAGATCTGGGCCGATCGCCAGGCCATCCGCCAGGCGGAGCAGGACAAGATCCGCCTGCGGGAGCAGCTGTTCCAGGCCCAGAAGATGGAATCCGTTGGCCGGTTGGCCGGCGGCATTGCGCACGATTTCAACAACATCCTCACCGTGATGCTCTCCTGTGCGGCCATCAGCCGGCGGCTCCTCACCGGCGACTCGCCGGTGGCCCGCAACCTGGAGACCATCGAGGAGATGTGTCGCAAGGCCGCGGCCCTGGTCAAGCAGCTCCTGCTGTTCAGCCGCAAGATCCCGCCGGCGGTCAAGGTCTCGGACCTCAACGAGACCGTGGGCCGGGCGGCGCAGCTCATCCGCCATCTGGTGGAAGAGACGGTGGAGATCCGGGTGCTCCTGGAGGAGGAGCTGCCGCCGGTGCAGCTGGACGAAGGCCAGATGACCCAGGTCCTGGTGAACCTGGCGGTGAACGCCCGGGATGCCATGCAGTCCAAGGGCACCATGACCCTGGCCACCCGGCGCTGCAACGTTGCCCGGCCGGACAGCGCCGGCCGGCGGGGCCAGGAGCCTTGCGACTGCGTCTGTCTCACCGTCTCCGACACCGGGCCGGGCATCCAGCCCGAGGTCCTGCCCCACATCTATGACCCGTTCTTCACCACCAAAGAGGTTGGGCAGGGCACCGGCCTGGGGCTGGCCATCGTCTATTCCATCGTCACCGGCCATGGCGGCTGGATCGACGTGGAAAGCCGACCCAGCCAGGGCGCCATCTTCCGCATCTATCTGCCCGCCCACCACGCCGAGGCGGCGGCGGAGCCCGGGATGGCGCGACCGGTCGCCCTGCGCACGCCGCTGACCCTGGGGGTGCGGCCGGAGACGGTGCTGGTGGCCGAGGACGAGGAGACCTTGCGCTCCTACACCACCGAGCTCCTGGAGGACATGGGCTACGACGTGCTGGCTGCCCGGGACGGCCAGGAGGCCTGGCATCTCCTGGAGACCGCCGGCCGGCCGATCCAGGTGGTGATCTCGGACATGGTCATGCCCAAGAAATCGGGCCTCGAGCTCTGCCGGGACATCAAGGCCCGGGACCCGGATATCCGCTTCATCCTGGTCACCGGCTACAGCCTGGACCCTGCCCAGGCGGTGACCGGCGGCCAGCCGGATGCGGTGCTCATGAAGCCCTATGCCGTGGAGCAGCTGGCCGACCTCATCCGGAAGGTCATGGAGGGCTGA
- a CDS encoding HDOD domain-containing protein has product MTMPLAARAGAPPQAGRRITIGAGEWCLDRAPAVLETFLGSCVGVALYDHAVQIGGLLHIVLPAGLAKREEASPTVYASRGIPYLVQALVDAGASRRRLVASLAGGASIRTPRGKGADLMIGQRNVLAVRAALAAEGIPVRNEDVGQDFGRHLALDLEDGRVSVRGTRRAANGAQPPPGQALAIPSPRLAEVIDRLQPISEIAFQALELARDPDSSFFAIERLVLKDPVLAATVLKLANSAWLGLPLPVTSVSQALSLLGLARFRRLVLQATVHDLFARELRAYSMASGALFRHAVACAQLADLLLPDRPVREREEAYVAGLLHDLGKVVLERCAWEAYAVIAQRALSHRESFHQAEREILGLDHGEAGHLLADLWRLPAGLGEAIALHHEPLRSRAGRPLVCAVHVADALCQMLGIDLARDSLAYELEPAALAALRLDDPAVEAILAEVPRILYEHV; this is encoded by the coding sequence ATGACCATGCCACTGGCTGCCCGTGCCGGCGCTCCGCCGCAGGCCGGAAGAAGGATCACCATCGGTGCCGGCGAGTGGTGCCTCGACCGGGCGCCGGCGGTGCTGGAAACCTTTCTCGGCTCCTGCGTCGGGGTGGCCCTCTACGACCACGCCGTGCAGATCGGGGGGCTGTTGCACATCGTGCTCCCGGCCGGTCTGGCCAAGCGGGAGGAGGCCAGTCCCACTGTCTACGCCAGCCGGGGCATTCCCTACCTGGTGCAGGCCCTGGTGGACGCCGGCGCCAGCCGCCGCCGGCTGGTGGCCAGTCTGGCGGGAGGGGCCAGTATCCGCACCCCCCGCGGCAAGGGAGCCGATCTCATGATCGGCCAGCGCAATGTGCTGGCGGTGCGCGCCGCTCTGGCCGCCGAAGGCATCCCGGTCCGCAACGAGGACGTGGGCCAGGATTTCGGCCGGCATCTCGCCCTCGATCTCGAAGACGGCCGGGTGTCCGTACGGGGGACGCGGCGGGCCGCCAACGGCGCCCAGCCGCCGCCGGGCCAGGCCCTGGCCATCCCGTCGCCGCGGTTGGCCGAGGTCATCGACCGGCTGCAGCCGATTTCGGAGATCGCCTTCCAGGCCTTGGAGCTGGCCCGGGATCCGGACAGCAGCTTTTTTGCCATCGAGCGGCTGGTGCTCAAGGATCCGGTGCTGGCGGCCACCGTTCTTAAGCTCGCCAACTCGGCCTGGCTCGGTCTGCCGCTGCCGGTGACTTCGGTATCCCAGGCCCTGTCCCTGCTGGGCCTGGCCCGTTTCCGCCGGCTGGTGCTGCAGGCCACGGTGCACGACCTGTTCGCCCGGGAGCTGCGCGCTTACTCCATGGCCTCCGGGGCGCTCTTCCGCCATGCGGTGGCCTGCGCCCAGCTGGCCGACCTGCTCTTGCCCGACCGCCCGGTCAGGGAGCGGGAGGAGGCCTACGTGGCCGGCCTCTTGCACGATCTGGGCAAGGTGGTGCTGGAGCGCTGTGCCTGGGAGGCCTATGCGGTCATCGCCCAGCGGGCGCTGTCCCACCGGGAGTCCTTCCACCAGGCCGAACGGGAGATCCTGGGCCTCGATCACGGCGAGGCCGGCCACCTGCTGGCCGATCTGTGGCGGCTGCCGGCCGGGCTGGGCGAGGCCATCGCCCTGCACCACGAGCCCCTGCGCAGCCGCGCCGGCCGCCCTCTGGTCTGTGCCGTGCACGTGGCTGACGCCCTGTGCCAGATGCTGGGCATCGATCTGGCCCGCGATTCCCTGGCCTATGAGCTGGAGCCCGCAGCCCTGGCCGCGCTCCGCCTTGATGACCCGGCCGTTGAGGCCATCCTGGCCGAGGTGCCCCGGATCCTCTATGAGCATGTTTGA
- a CDS encoding protein-glutamate O-methyltransferase CheR, with product MSMFEDSHEQELLASVIDLAQQWSGCNFLRYNPSTMRRRVARRMIDVRCQSLAQYLDYLTAHPGEYPHLVACLTIKVSCFFRDPAMFALLEAKVLPQLLRRAQAAGRRHWRVWSAACAGGEEAYSLAILLAGQETSLAVSILATDLDPDILASAARGVYPAAALELVAEHRRQQFFVPVGGENSGAWQVVPQLRAMVDFVSFDLTSTARLSPPSGIFAEYDLILCRNMLIYCQPDLKREIIARLHACLSPEGCLVLGRAESMPEPLGSRFVPFDQRFKIFIKKETVA from the coding sequence ATGAGCATGTTTGAGGATTCCCACGAGCAGGAGCTGCTGGCCAGCGTCATCGATCTGGCCCAGCAATGGTCGGGCTGCAACTTCCTGCGCTACAACCCGAGCACCATGCGGCGCCGGGTGGCCCGCCGCATGATCGATGTCCGCTGCCAGAGCCTGGCCCAGTACCTGGATTACCTGACCGCCCATCCCGGGGAGTACCCGCACCTGGTAGCCTGTCTCACCATCAAGGTCAGCTGCTTTTTCCGGGATCCGGCCATGTTCGCGCTCCTGGAGGCCAAGGTCCTGCCGCAGCTCTTGCGCCGGGCCCAGGCTGCCGGCCGCCGCCACTGGCGCGTCTGGAGTGCCGCCTGCGCCGGCGGTGAAGAGGCCTACAGCCTGGCGATTCTCCTGGCCGGGCAGGAGACGAGCCTGGCGGTCTCCATCCTGGCCACTGATCTCGACCCGGATATCCTGGCAAGCGCGGCCCGGGGGGTGTATCCTGCGGCAGCTCTGGAGCTGGTGGCCGAGCACCGGCGGCAGCAGTTCTTCGTACCGGTCGGAGGGGAGAACAGTGGGGCGTGGCAGGTGGTGCCGCAGCTTCGGGCCATGGTGGATTTCGTCAGCTTCGATCTGACCTCCACGGCCAGGCTGTCGCCGCCCAGCGGCATCTTTGCCGAGTACGACCTCATCCTCTGCCGGAACATGCTCATCTACTGCCAGCCTGATCTGAAGCGGGAGATCATCGCCCGGCTCCATGCCTGCCTGTCGCCGGAGGGCTGTCTGGTGCTCGGCCGGGCGGAAAGCATGCCCGAGCCCCTGGGCAGCCGGTTCGTGCCGTTCGATCAGCGATTCAAGATCTTCATCAAGAAGGAGACGGTGGCTTGA